AATGGATTGCAGAGAGGCACGGGAGTTGTTTCCGGCTCACGTGGACCGGGAACTCGGCCTGCCTGAGGCGATCGAGATGGACCGGCATCTGCATGCCTGTCCGCAATGTCAGGAAGAGTTCATGGAGCAAAGTCGGGTGCGCGCCGCCGTGAAGAAGCACGTCACCTACTACCACGCCCCGGGCGATCTCGCGGCGCGGATCGCTACCGCGTTGCCGGCCGAGGACAGGACCCTCGCGTCATCGCGGCGGCGCGAGTGGCGCTGGTCGGTATCCGCCACGTGGCTGGGACTGGGCGGCGCGCTCGCGGGGGTGGTCGCGCTCGTCTGGAGCGCTCTTCTGTATCAGGCGTTGCCGTCGGCGGACGAGATGGTCGGCGATCAGATCGTCGCGAGCCATGTGCGATCGCTCATGGCCAGCCACATCGCCGACGTGACGTCGTCGGACCAGCACACCGTCAAACCCTGGTTCAGCGGCAAGCTCGATTTCTCGCCGACCGTGGGCGATTTCACCGAGCTCGGTTTCCCGCTGGTGGGCGGTCGGCTCGACTACGTGGATCACCGTACGGTCGCCGCCCTCGTCTACCGCCACCGCCAGCACCTCGTCAACGTCTATGTCTGGCCGTCCGCTGTGCACGACACAGGTGCGGTGCGCACCCAGTCGCGCCAAGGCTATCATCTGGTGAACTGGGCGGGCGGCGGCATGGCCTACTGGGTGATTTCAGACCTGAATGCGAAGGAGCTGATGCAACTCGTCGATGCCCTGCGTGGGCAGGCGCCGAAAGCCGGTTGAGATCGCCTTCCAATTTCGGTCACAGTGATGTCACAGTGATAACAGGCAGTTCGCCTGAGCGACACTCTGCGATAGGAGCTGCAATGAGCAATGCGACCTTGATCCGCAAAGTCTACGACGACTTCGCGAAGGGCGACGTTCGCGCGGTACTCGAAGTCTTTGACGCATCGATCGTCTGGCAGGTGCCGGGTCACAGTCCGCTGTCGGGCACTTACCGGGGGCATGGCGAGATCGTCGGCTTCTTCGAGCGCTCGCTCGCACTGAGCGGCGGCAGCCTGGCCATCGACGTCGAGCACATTCTCGGCGAAGGCGATGTCGTAGTTGCGCTGGTGACGGTAACGGCGGAACGCAACGATCGCACCGCGGCATTTGCGGAAGTGCATGTCTGGCGGCTCGCGAACGGAAGGATTACCGCGTTCCGCGAATTCCAGGGTGACGAGCAGGCCGAGGATCGCTTCTGGTCGTAGGAGACCCGACCGTCGTAGCGCAGCGCTACTTCTCTCCGGTGCGGAGGAGGGAGTTCAGCAGGAACGAAATGATCGACACCGCGAGCGCGATGCCGATCGCCGTGCCGAAGCCTTCCAGGTGGAAGCCGCTCACCATTCGTGCCGTCAGGTACAGCGTCAGACCGTTGATCACGAGCAGGAACAGGCCGAGGGTGAGGATGGTGATCGGCAGGGTCAGCACGACGAGGATCGGTCTTAAGAGCGTGTTCACGATGCCGAGCACGAGACCGGACAAGAGCAGGGATTCGGTGCTGGCGAAGCGAATGCCCTCGAAGATCTCATCGGCGACCCACAGCGAGAGCGTGTTCACACCCCAAAAAAGAACAAAGCGAATGAGCGTCTTCATGGCGACGGCGATTTCCCGGCCGGTATTGTAGCCGCTTGCGCATCGACGTCGACGCCCCGGTCGTTCCGGGCTGCGACGGCCTCTTGCAAAAACCCCGCGCCGCCTCCATCTGGGTCCGGTTACTGCTTGAAATTCCGCTATAATTTCGGCCAGTCACGCGTCTTCAGGAGGTTAGCATGCCGATTTACGAGTATCGCTGCGAGGACTGCAACCATCGCGGCGAGTTTCTGCAGAAGGTGAGCGATGCCCCGATCGCGACCTGTCCGCAATGCGGCAGCGGGCGCTTCTCCAAGCTGATCTCCGCCGCCGGCTTTCAGTTGAAGGGCAGCGGCTGGTACGCCACCGATTTCAAGAACGGCTCCAAGCCCGCTGCCGCCAAGTCGGAGAGCAAGGCGGACGAGAAGCCCGCCGAGTCGACGGAGCCCAAGGAGTCGAAGGCGGACGATGCGAAGCCCGCCGGCTCGTGCGGCAGCGCCTGCGCGTGTCACAACTGAACTGCCTGTCCCCACTCTGACGAACGCAATCCGCGTGAAACGCTATCTCATAACCGGCCTTCTGGTGCTGGTGCCGCTGGTCATCACCCTGTGGGTGCTGCACCTGCTCATCAGCACGCTCGACCAGAGCCTGCTCCTCCTTCCCGACAGTCTCCGGCCGGAACGGCTGATCGGCGTCAAGATCCCCGGGCTGGGCGTGGTGCTCACGCTCGGCGTCGTCCTGTTGACCGGCATGCTCGCCCGCAACTTCATCGGCGAGCGGCTGCTGCTCTTGTGGGAAGGGCTGCTTGCACGCATCCCGTTCGTGAAGTCCATCTACTCCAGCGTGAAGCAGGTGAGCGACACCCTGCTCTCGCCCTCGGGGCAGGCGTTCCGCAAGGCGCTGCTGGTGCAGTTTCCGCGCGATGGCTCGTGGACCATTGCCTTTCTCACGGGCACGCCGGGCGGCGATGTTGCCAACCACCTGGAAGGCGAGTACGTAAGCGTCTACGTGCCGACCACACCCAACCCCACCGGCGGCTATTTCGTCATGATGCGGCGGTCGGAAGTGATCGAGCTCGACATGAGCGTGGACGATGCGCTCAAGTACATCATCTCGATGGGCGTGGTCGTGCCGGGTCCGCGCGGCCGTCCGCGCAACGACGGGCAGACGCGTCCGCGGGTCAAGGCCAGCGCCGGCAACTGACCGGCCCCGGGCGCGTTCCGCGTTCCGGCTTTCCATCACTCCGGCGATTTCTCATGCGCACCGAATACTGCGGACTGGTAACGAAGCGCCGTCTGGACGAGGTCGTGACGCTGTGCGGCTGGGTGCACCGCCGCCGCGATCACGGCGGTGTCATCTTCATCGACCTGCGTGACCGCGAGGGACTGGTGCAGGTGGTGTGCGATCCGGATCGCGCGGAGACCTTCGGCATCGCAGAGAAGCTGCGCAGCGAATTCGTGATCGCGGTGACCGGCAAGGTCCGGCTGCGGCCGGAAGGCACCGCCAACGCCAATCTCGTTTCCGGCGAGATCGAGGTGCTGGCGCACGCGATCGAGATCCTCAACCCGTCGCTGCCGCCGCCGTTCCAGATGGACGACGAGAACCTCTCCGAGCAGGTGCGGCTGGAGTATCGCTATCTCGATCTGCGCCGCTCGCCCATGCAGAAGAACCTGCGCCTGCGCTACCGGGTAGCGATGGCGACGCGCACATACCTCGATGCGCACGGCTTCATCGACATCGAGACGCCGATGCTGACGAAGTCCACACCCGAGGGGGCGCGCGACTACCTGGTGCCATCGCGCGTGCATGCGGGCGAGTTCTTCGCGCTGCCGCAGTCGCCGCAACTCTTCAAGCAGCTCCTGATGATCTC
This region of Betaproteobacteria bacterium genomic DNA includes:
- a CDS encoding DUF502 domain-containing protein, giving the protein MKRYLITGLLVLVPLVITLWVLHLLISTLDQSLLLLPDSLRPERLIGVKIPGLGVVLTLGVVLLTGMLARNFIGERLLLLWEGLLARIPFVKSIYSSVKQVSDTLLSPSGQAFRKALLVQFPRDGSWTIAFLTGTPGGDVANHLEGEYVSVYVPTTPNPTGGYFVMMRRSEVIELDMSVDDALKYIISMGVVVPGPRGRPRNDGQTRPRVKASAGN
- a CDS encoding phage holin family protein, which encodes MKTLIRFVLFWGVNTLSLWVADEIFEGIRFASTESLLLSGLVLGIVNTLLRPILVVLTLPITILTLGLFLLVINGLTLYLTARMVSGFHLEGFGTAIGIALAVSIISFLLNSLLRTGEK
- a CDS encoding zinc ribbon domain-containing protein; its protein translation is MPIYEYRCEDCNHRGEFLQKVSDAPIATCPQCGSGRFSKLISAAGFQLKGSGWYATDFKNGSKPAAAKSESKADEKPAESTEPKESKADDAKPAGSCGSACACHN
- a CDS encoding anti-sigma factor; protein product: MDCREARELFPAHVDRELGLPEAIEMDRHLHACPQCQEEFMEQSRVRAAVKKHVTYYHAPGDLAARIATALPAEDRTLASSRRREWRWSVSATWLGLGGALAGVVALVWSALLYQALPSADEMVGDQIVASHVRSLMASHIADVTSSDQHTVKPWFSGKLDFSPTVGDFTELGFPLVGGRLDYVDHRTVAALVYRHRQHLVNVYVWPSAVHDTGAVRTQSRQGYHLVNWAGGGMAYWVISDLNAKELMQLVDALRGQAPKAG
- a CDS encoding nuclear transport factor 2 family protein; the protein is MSNATLIRKVYDDFAKGDVRAVLEVFDASIVWQVPGHSPLSGTYRGHGEIVGFFERSLALSGGSLAIDVEHILGEGDVVVALVTVTAERNDRTAAFAEVHVWRLANGRITAFREFQGDEQAEDRFWS